The sequence TTGGCATGACCCGGCGCAGAACCAAGTCTCCCGCTTTAAAAGTCCGTGCTCGAACCTTCTTGTTGTAATATCGAGTTGTCCTCTGCTGATATGTTGTTATCCTGATATGAGCATCGTCTCGAGTCTCCTCAATCATGTCCAAGTAGAGATGAATCATGTCCAAGTAGAGATGATGGTTAGCTTTATTCGCCTCCGAGTCATAATTATCCCTTTGAAAGGATCCATAGGAAGAAGATTGTGAGCAAATCTGATTTGAATCAACGAACTCGCATTATGCGAAGAGAGAATACAAGAACGAGATGCGAGCTCATGGGCCCGGCTCGCTAACGCGAGTATACATGCAACAATTGTTATTAAGCAATAATGTGAGCCTATTTCACTTAAGTTTATCATTAATTCATTTTACTTGTTGTACATAAAAAGTAACGCCGGCATATAAGAGTGTAAAATAAGAGACAGGCAGATGATGCGAACTGGTGGGTTCAACATGCTGGCAAAGTAAAAATACCTGACATATCCGGCCAAGGCTTTGATAAACCTGGGCCAGTAGGGGCAcattaaaaataaagaaaattaatGAGGAAATTGGGCTAGCATGGAAAAATAGGTGCAAGAACAGAAGACTTAAAAACAACTATAGGTAAACATAAGTTCAGAGTTGAGGCCCGAAGGAAAGATACATAAATACATACGCAAGGCAAATGGGTTGCCCACTTCCCCATCAAAAAGTTCATCAAATTAAATTAGACTAAGACTTGTTGGCATCTACCTCTTTCTGGGCCTGCTCAGCTGCTACCCGAGCCTCCTTTACCATCTTGGCATCCATCTCCATCTCCAACTTCAGTTTTTTGGCATTTCTAGCCGTACCTGCGCCTAGAGCACCCGAATCGAAGTCAGAAACCttactaataaaaatatttatgaaatttcTTGCTCCCAGGTTTCTAGCATCGGCAAGAGCGGCCTCCCGGCTCGCAGTCAAGGCAGACAACGATCCCTCCATCTCCAGCACCTTCTCCTTGATGGCCTCCTTTTCCTTCTTCCAGTCATCCGCGGAAAGGTTGTGGGTTTTTTTCTACTCCCTAAGCGCCTTCTCATGAGCAGAGACTGATCAAATATCTTTTGATTATAGTTGTTTACAAGTTTGACCTTCTCCTGCCCGTGCTCATTAACCTTGCTCTGAAGGGACTTCACCTTAGCATCCAACTTCAAGTTAGCCTGGCTGATGGCTCGAATTTCTCGAGTCCTAAACACCTGGAGGAAGTGCACCTGGGCAGCGGCCTTGGTCAATGCATCATTATTGGCCTCAAGAGAAGTTGAGGTCCAATTTTTTAGGTCCTGGTTGCTGACATTGGACCGTGCAAGCTGGACAAACGTGGTCTCGACCGCACTAGCAAAGGAAGAAGTAGGAAGAGGGACATCGGCTGGAACAGTTCTTTTTGGATCAGGCTCACAGGTTTTCCCGTCCTTGCGGCCGTGACACCTTTTTATGATGTACAAAGCGATAGCCGCCGTGTATTCATTCGAGTTAATCTGAAGTGGGGCAAGCTGGTAGTACTCGTACACATCTTTGATGAAACGGTGGAGATATGAAGAAATTCCTAGCCTGACTAGGAAGTTGGACAAGACCATGCGAGGCACCCTACCTTCATTTTCCTGATGGTTGAATCCGTAGCATCGTATGTGCGGCTTGGGGAGAATCACCTGACCCTCGAGCTGGAACTGGTCAACGATGTAAGCCAGATGCTTCTGGGTAAGTGAGGGGGTCAAGTCACGGCAGGCGAGGACTTTTGTCTCTTCCTGGGCCGAGGTAGAACTTTCCTCCCCATCTGGAATGATTTGCTTCCTAAAGATGATCTCACCCTCGAGCTCGGGCTGAACAGGATACACTGGTTCAGGACAGGCAGCGGGGGCAGAGGCATAATTGCATACATTAACCTGACTTATGACATCAGCCACCTCCTCCCACAATGGAGGGTCGTAAGACCAATGTGAGCCATCCTCTTCACCCTCGAGCCCTAGAATGGGGTATTTTGCGGCAGCTAGCTTCTTTCCTTTATTGGTGTCATAGTAAGCGCTGCCCAGATCAATGTCGATGGATTCAGAATCGAGATAAATGAGATCGAGGTCATTGGCTGCAACTTACTTAAGGTGAACCTCTCTCTCTCAAGCCATTTCCCTCATAATCTCCTCTGCCCGCTCTTTGTCAATAGGAGTGGGCTCGTATCTTACAAGTTCCTCTATTCCAAGTGATGCAAGAATCTTGGAGAGGTCCACGAATCTATTTCTTCAATCGTAAATGTTGGTCTCCCGGTTATAATCTTCAGGGTTGGGGTCGAGATGGATGTTCAGCGAGGTGGAACCACTGGCTCGCTTCTCTTTTTCAACTCTAGCTATGTTCATGGCTCCATGTGGGTTGATTGTAGAGCCAGGAGAAATAGGTTGGCTAAGGCGTCCAAAAATGAAGGTGAGCTCGCGTTGGAAGTCTTTTGAGCCTCATTGCTCAGGTGGATATTGATTGAGAGGACAAGGGGTGACCGAAGAGTGATCCGGACTCGAGGAAGAGCGAGACGATCCATAGGAGAGGGCTGAAGACGCTCTCGACATTTGTAAAAGATGGTGACTATTAGTGTTTGTCCCTAAAAAATGAAAATAGAAATGTGGTCGCACCTTAGTGTCCTCGCGTCGCACATGAAAATAGGATCGCACCTAAAAGTCTACGCGAGCTCATGGGCTCGCATCATGGTGTATGAGTAAGTGTGTTAAAGTGGGCTCGTATTGAATACATAGTGTGTGCTCGAATGTGGCATGATAAATGATGAACAAACAACAACAAAAATGGGTGATTGTGGATCAAAATAGTACATATAGATGATTCAAACGAAGATCCTGAAGAATCTAAGGCCGGAGAGTAACGCCGGCGGTGACGGTTCTTGTGGTGATGAAGGTTTTAGCCAAggtagatccttgagcaaaaTGAGTAGCAATTTGTTAGTGTTTTTGGAAAGTTAAGAAATGAAGTTTGAAGTTCACatatttataggggataggagaGAGAAAGAGGAGTGACACGTGTTATCATCTCAGAGGTTGACATAGATCCCCATGCCAGTTGTCTTATAAATATTAGGCATTCAAAGGATACGACCATTGGATGGCGTGCGAGGCAGCCATGTGCGACTTCATGGGCTCGCACTACTCGCAGGAGCAGAAAAGTAAATGTTGAAAAATTCCTAGCCCCACAAATACGACCAGGAATttttgggggtagttgttatgcctgCTTTTGGGGCATGGCCCATAAATAGGTCCATATGGGTATATTGAATTATCGGGATTAAATAAATGGATGCATGAGTGCTGGGCTCATAAGCATATTTGACATGCATGTTGCGGTTATAGCGCCAACACATGCATGTTGAGCCCGCACATGCGTGATGGGCTCATGAGCAAATACATGTTGGGCTAGCGCATGTGTGTTGGGCTCATGAGCTGATGTGTGAGTTGGGCTTACAATATGCGAGTTGGGCTCATGGGCTGGTAGCGCGAGCTGGGCTCGTGCACTAGCATTTAATGAAATAACGAGGGGAAGACCCACTAGTGGGTTGAAAGAGAGTAGGTGCGGACTGAGGTGACTAGGCCGACTCCCACTTAGAATAATTTATCTGAAATATGGAAAATAACCCATAGATGATTGGGTTGTTGGTGAATTTCGGGGCCGAGACGGGATAttcctacaatcacgggaagAAATGCGTAGATATCGCGATATTATAGGAAGCGTGTGGGGCAAGTAGAggtttacgtgactaattggctgaaggcctgattTAAGTCTGGGCTTGGGCTGTAAGGGTAGAAAAACACTAACCCTAACCTAGATGACTTGTTGCctaagaactacgtgaggcttgatccctataaatagggtacgtagacACTTGTATGAGATATGAGTCGATACTTGATAGAGAATAAcgaaaaccttattctttcttgaagagtcaacatacaagctcagccaccatcATAGATAACATTCCTCCGCCTCTAATCACCATATTCGATCTTTATTCCGACCAATAACCTCCAAaacattgttatacgaaattctccctataacacaCCTTAACTCCGTCATTTTTAAACAAATTCACCTTCTGACACATTGGAGTGCGCACACTTTTACAACCCTCTATATGAAATTTTTTCAAGATCTCATTTGCATACTTCTGTTGACATATAAAAATTTCACCTTGATTTTGCTTGATTTCAATTCCAAGAAAGTAAGACATTTCTCTAAGATCCGAAATTTCAAATGCTTGCATCATATCTTCCTTGAACTTTTGTATAAGTTTAATGTTGCTGCCAGTTACCAAAAGATCATTAACATATAATGATACAATAATGAGATCATTTTACTCACTTTTATTAAATAAAGTGGACTCACTAAGGCTTTTAACAAAGCCTAAGTTCAACAAGTATTGAAACTATAATTGGATAAGTATCTCAGTTTTTGGATCAACAAACTTATCATCGAATTGGATTTATTATCGAATTATTATATAATCATTCTCTATCAACATTCCGTCATCGATTAAGAGCAAAATCACACTAATATCACACTGAATTAAACTAAAACAAAAATCTCAACTTATTACTTATGATTTTCAATTAACTTAAAGCTCGTGAGTGACATTCATATAAAATTTTAACCATCCTGATTGTAGAAGTATCTAATATGTCAAAAAAAATGAGAAAGAAAAAAGACCCGGAACCAAGATAAAGATAATCAGAGACCCACGTTATAATACTTTTGTGTTAgctatatatattgtatatacaAAAATAATTGACCAAGATATTTCGAATTTTTAATGAGATGACTAGGATTTAAACAAGTTAGAACATCGTGGGTGTGAATAGGGTGTGTagatatatgtatgtatatatttctaaatatataaatgtatgtatgtatatgcatgtATGCGTATATATACAGACATAAAATTAACTGAGCATAGTGTTTCTATAAAATATAGCATTTTAGGCATCATTTTTTACTCAAAAATTAAGTTTAAATTGTTTAATTTACCTTTGCGTCATACTTGACTGATATAATTCTTGTAATAtcttaaaaatcaaaataaatgcTTCCAATATCAGACTAATACAATAATTAAAGATATCAATAGAAGAATTAGTAAATAGATCTCCTCTTTAATAATGATATCAAACGATTTAATCATTTTGAATGGTACTAACACTCATCGGAGATAAAATACAAGATGCCGACTACATATAGAATACAATTTTTCGGTTAACTAACCATAACACGAACAAAATAGAAAAGAATATAATATCTCAAGATTCGGGTTTTAAGAACCATAAAATGGAAATGTTAACACAAAAAATGCACGTAAATATAGGCTTTAAACTTACCATTGGATAAGTATCTCAATTTTTTGATCGATAAACTTATTGCTAAATTCTATATACATGACTCGATCaatatcttaaaatcaatttaaTATGGAACAAACACCTCAAGTTATCTTTgatgatttttatttgattagaGCTCGTGTCGGACATATATCGGAGATTTTTATCATCCTCATCGTTGGGGTACCTAATCAATCgagagaaaacgagagagaaaAAGACACACCTACATGTGAAATGGGATAACACCCACATACAtgttatatatacaatatataaatcATAATGAATGACCGAGATACTTAGGGTTTTTAGATGGAATGGTCAGGATTAATTCGGGTTATGATATTCGTGGGCTGGGGAGGAATTCGTAGTGAATGTCAGAGATAATTAGGGTTTTTAGATGAAACGGTCTGGATTTATCCGGGTAATGACATTCGTGGCCTAAGTAGAAATTTATTGAGATTTTCTAGGTACGATCATTAGTGGGCCGGGTAGTATGTGTATACTTTTTTACGAgtgtgattttttttaaaaaaaaattagaagtATTAAAGTTATCTTGTTTTACCGCAACTAaaacttaaaaaaatattatttaataaatataaaaattctCTCAAAAGAATTATTTTGTCAAGAATAGTTTAATTTCAAGACTAATACATTACTTTAATATCATCTTTACTAACTTTATCTCGTAAAAGATGATATCTTGTATAGATATTTTTTATTTAGTATGGAAAACTAATTTTTTTACTTAATTATATTTACTATATTTGAATAAAATCACAAATATTAATCGGTGTAGCATCAAATTTGATCATAAAATTTTCTAGTACTTGCTTTATCCGTAGTATTCGGGCAAAACACTCGGTCGTAGTTATATATAAAATTTCAGGAATTGACATAGAAATTGAGATTCTTTTGTATTAAAACCGGTAAGTGAAATATTTAGATTAAAACTTATATGTATCTGTTAATTTAACATGTTTTCTAAAATATCAAGGCGTTAGAATTAAACTTTACTACGATCGTGTATTTCCTAAAATCCCCCTCTTCAACCAGGGTTATTATATCATGATAAATTACAAGTTCTCCTAAAATGTAAGGAGTTAGGGTGTCATAGGTTTTTTTTACAATCaacttataatttttataaaGTTAGGATAAAACTTGTACTTTTAGAATAACTAAAATAAACctataaaaaattgaaaaaaaatattgttTAGAAAATTCATTATTACTGTACCGTTGAactttaaaattttcaaaatttaaataaataatagggATAAATTCATGTTTGGACCCACTTGTGGACTAGGATTTTTTTAAAGAAAACCTGATTCTAGCCCATTCAAAAAAATTCCATGAATAAATGTTCAATTCAGACCAAACCAATGATaataaaatgaaatgatcatCGTGCGAGCAGTGCAGTTTTTTTTCTCAAGATGAAATTTTCAAACCGCTGTCGTACTGCGTAACCTCATAAACCGCATTAATCATACCATGAAAATGTAGTGCAGTATGGTGCGGTTTGTACGATTTATATATTCAAAAAAATAGTTATTACATATAAGTATAATAAAAATTTAACTCATATAGAGGCTAAGACTATTATGTCCttgatataaaataaaaattatgtcggtaaaattaataatatttaagCTAGGTACGATTTGAACCACATTGTTAAAAATGTCAAACTGCAAACAATATTACATCGTGTGGTTTATCAAAAAATTCAAATCGCATCATAAAAACTAAAAACCGCATTTTACGGTACAATGTGACGATGAAGACGATTTTTGCGGTTTGTGCGGTTTGATAATCACTCATACTAAAAGAGGTTTATCTCTTTGAGAAATCTCAATCATTTcaattgaaaaagaaaagaatcaaatATCTGTATATTTGAATTAAATTTGAGGTATCTAATATTCAAAAAGATAATGTTATATCTAAAAAGAttttattaagattatttattatttgctacaaaaatacaaaaaagatactcaaataattttattattatttttttatcatgaAAAGGAAATAAATAGAAAAAGGGACACACTTGATACAAAGAAAATTACTAAAGGTGTCTTAAAAGAGGAGATTGTGTATCATATAAAATCTATTGCCCCATGCAAATTTGTCTTATTAGCTCTAATTTCCCCTTTTTGCATTTCATATTCCATATTTTTCTCCTTTTTTAGAATAACTCCAGAATAAGAACCTTATATATAGTTTGAGAGATTCAGAGATTGACACATAATTTTTTGTGAATTACAGTAAATAAAGACAAGGAGAGATGGGTCGGGCAAAGCTTGAAATAGCGAAGATTGAAAATGCCAACAGCAGGCAGTCCACTTTTAAGAAGAGAAGGGCTGGTTTAATGAAGAAAGCTCATGAGCTTTCTGTTTTATGTGATGCTGAGATCGCAATTATTGTGTTCTCAAGCACTGGGAAGCTTTTTGAGTTTGCTAGTTCAAGGtctactttctctctctctcacccccctctctctctctccctctcacCTCTATCCCTCTCACCTCTCTCTTtcttctccctctctctctctatctcccTCCCTCTTTATTTTCTTGATCTCTCCCTCTCTCTGTTATCTCTCTCTCTATTTTCTGTCTCTCTCTGTTTTCTTGATCTCTCCCTCACTCTTTTTATTTTGATTTACTTCTGTTAAAATTTGCTGCTGAATATGTTTATTTTGACatgttctctttaattttattgcCTTAGGTGTAACATAATTATAAGATTACTGTGGCTGCTAATCTTGGTTTATAAGGGGTTTTAATTTAGTATATATGCTTGTCGGTTTTAATTAATATATCTGTATTTCTGCCTAAATTGATGAAATCTTGTTGTTAAATATGATGGCATTCTATAATCCGATATGAATTATGTGTTGCTGCGTTGCTCTGTATCAATGAGAGTCATATCTGATAAGAACAATGTGTTGCTGCGTGGCTCTGTGTCAATGAGAGTCAAATCCGATATATTTGAACAATTTTTAAAGTCTAGGGACAAGTTTTGACGGTTCAAAGTAATTAATTAAACATGTGAAGATGTCTGAATGAATGTATGATTGATAGGAGAGTACTTCTGCTTTATAACGAAGCCTTTTCACTAAAGATATCTTGTTTGGAGATCAAAGTGACCTAATACTAGTAACATATCAAAACTTGTTAGGCAGTTGGGGCTTATAATCAACGAAAATAATCTCTTCTTGAACCCTACATTGATGGAGGACCATTTCTCACCGGAGAACACGGGTGGATGGTAGATGCTTAGTATAGTTCTTGAATATTATCTGTGAGAGACAATATAAGCATATATCCATGTTTGTTTTTTGGATAATCCTGTGTACAATAAGTTCTTTTGTTGGTTAGTGTAAAACATTTTGTTAGTATACTTATCATTTCTTCACTATTGCAGTATGGAGCATACACTTGCACGATTCAACAAATCTGTAGAATCGAAAAATTCTGCAATCGAGCATAAGGTACTGGTCTTTATTAAAAATGAGTGTCATTTTTAACAATGATGGGACTCTTACATGGCATATTATAGTACTCTTAATTGCGTAATTTCCTTATTGATCATCTTATTCTACAAAATAGTCACTAGCATGATATGCTCATTGTTGTAGTTGAACATTTCTATAAATCAACATACGTGATGCTCATTGTAGTTGAACATTTATTCTAGTTTTAATTTCTTTATTTGCCTTCATGTAATGTACTACATTTCAGGGTAAGGATGTTTTAGAAGTGGAATGTCTGAAACAGGACATTGCAGATCTCCAACTAAAAAATATGTAAGTTTCCTTATACCTGCCAAGTCGTCAAACAGTTGTTTTTGGAAGAAGATACATATTGCTATCATGTTTTTCATTTTCTATAGGCAGTTATTGGGGAAGGACCTTACTGGCTTGGGCTTGAAAGAATTGCAAGAGTTGGAGCAGCAATTGAATGAAGGGTTATTATCTGTCAAGGAGAAGAAGGTTTATTTACGCATCTCCCTGTAACTTAATATATCTATAAAGTGAATTGTTTTATGCAGAAAAACGGCTATCTTAACATAATGTTAAATTATTACAGGAGCAACTACTGATGGAGGAACTGGACCTATCTAGGAAAAAGGTACAAAGTTACAGTTTTGATCTTCTATACAGTTATGACTAGCTTCAAATTGTTTGATGAAAAATTACGTGAATGTATTCAACCTTAAGAACAATTGGATGTAAATATGACTCTGATAATTCTAGTAATGTACATAGGTGATGTCCCATGTAGATTTGTGTTTTTATTTGCAAGTCAAATTCACGGATTAAGTAAACAATATAGTATCTTGCAATTTATTTAGCCAAAAAAAGTGTCCTGCAAGTATAGCGATCAATATGTACAAGAAGCATGATGCTAGACTGCaagaaagagaaaagaaaaattaCATGACTGATGTGGTGTTTACGACTAATGAAATACCACAACATGTATTGTTGTATCGAAAGAACGTTATAACTAATTTTTTCACTTCCCTCACTACCAGGAACAGGAGTTCATAATGGAAAATGCTACCTTGCGCAGAAAGGTAAATCAATTATCCTTTAGAAGAATTCGTTTTATGTTCTGTCCCATATACGTAGTTTCCAAATAATACTGTAACACTTTCATTTTTGTTTGATATATTGgtttcatatttttaatatgaTTGCAGATTGAGTGGCTTCAAAGTTTTTTCCCCTTAAATGCGTTCCCAGAGTCAGGCTACCTTGAACGTGAAGTGCCAAGGAATGAGCATGAAGTGCCAAGGAAATTGTCTCCCAAAAGAAAAGCATCCTTAAGTCAGAATACAGAGTGTCAAACTGAAGATGAAAATGGAGAGTTTATGATGACCTTATTCCTCGGGTAATTCAACTTCTTAAGAAGCGTTGTGCTTTGATTTTCAACGATATCCAGAGAGTATTTCATTAGCATTCTTACATTGTCTTCCCCTTTTTGAGTTCTCTCAGTCTCATTAACGATAACATTTTATCGTATTCAGTCAGTTTAATTCAGTCTTTTTGCATGCACAGCCCCCCTCCTGATAATGGTCAAAGGAAAAGGAAGACTCCGGAAAAAGACACTGGAACTCCTTCTGGTACATCCCACAGTCAGATTGAGTAATGATTCCTGCCTTTTGTTGCTTGCCGAAGACCATTTTCAAAATGGAAGTTATTTTGAATATGCATTAGTTGTCCGACTACTTAGCTTCGTATATGACCTCCTCCCCCTTCTCTTCCCCTTCTGATCAATGATTTTATGATGTTCTGGTAATTACATAGATGATGATCATTTTATAGTGAAACGTTTTGTGGGGTAAATTTTGAAGACAAAAGTTGTAGTTATAAGCTACTCTTTTTGCTTGGGTCGCAATTAATATTTTGTTCATTTTGTTTCTTGAGACTAATGTTGAAGTTGGAAGAGAGGTATTCTTCCCTTTATTCAATTAGTACTTTGGGGTGCTTTACGAAGCATACATTCTGATCTTGGCAATTTCTATTGGAGTTGTATTATGAAACATATGTGCTACATTATGTTTTGCTGGTTTTGTTACTCAGAGACTAATGTCAGAGTTATTAATGAGACACTCTTCCCTTCATTCAGCTCATACTTTGAGATGCTTTTGTAACCCGTACATGCTAATTTGGGAAATCTCTCTCGGAGATTTTTAATGGAGAACATATGTGTTAAATTGAAATTTTGCTGGTTTTGTTATTCGAGACTTATGTCAGAGTTAGTAACAAGATATTCTCCCGTAGCACTCCTCTTGATCAACCTCTTGATTAACAGATAAAAGAGTTTCTTGAAAAAGATGAGAATCGCGAGGATAAACTAGGTCATCTAACATATCAATATCCCACTCTTTCGTACCCGCCTCCATTTGACTAGAAAGTTTTCTGATGCAAGAGACCGGGATGGTAAGAAATTATCCAAGGATTTTTATTATCAGGGAGCTAGGTTTCCCTGTTAAATTCACATTATGCTTTGAAAGATGGATTTCTTAATTTGAGAGACTCTTGTGATAATTTAATTGCTAAGGTGCCTATGACCAAGAATCGTATGTTTATCCTCAAAATTGAAAATGATGGTCCAAAATGTTTAAAGCCATATGTTGGAGATTCTTCTTGTCTTTGGCATCTTAGGGTTGGGCACTTAAATTTTGAAGGATTAAATTCACTATCTAAGAAGCACATAGTGAATGGTTTGTCGCACATCAATCATCCAAATCAAATTTGTGAATGATGTCTATACGGAAAGTAATTAAGAAGGAGTTTTCTAAATGAATCTATGACAAGAGCAAATGATTCAATTGAACTTATTCACTCGGATGTATGTGGGCCTTTTAATCCTACAGTTTTATAGCAAAAACTGTTATTTCTTattatttattgatgattttagccGCAAGATATGGGTGTACTTTCTCAAAGAGAAGTCTCAAGTTTTTGGATACTATAAAAAATTCAAAACCCAAGTTGAAAAGGAGAGCGAATGTCAAAGAAAAGTAATTCATTAGGATCGCAGGAGGCGAATTCAATTCAAATGAGTTCTTAAAAATCTGTGAAGATCATAGAATAAGAAGACCCATAACGATGCCAAGATCACCTCAATAAAACGGAGTCTCGGAAAGAAAAAAT comes from Apium graveolens cultivar Ventura unplaced genomic scaffold, ASM990537v1 ctg4868, whole genome shotgun sequence and encodes:
- the LOC141702309 gene encoding uncharacterized protein LOC141702309; amino-acid sequence: MGRAKLEIAKIENANSRQSTFKKRRAGLMKKAHELSVLCDAEIAIIVFSSTGKLFEFASSSMEHTLARFNKSVESKNSAIEHKGKDVLEVECLKQDIADLQLKNMQLLGKDLTGLGLKELQELEQQLNEGLLSVKEKKEQLLMEELDLSRKKEQEFIMENATLRRKIEWLQSFFPLNAFPESGYLEREVPRNEHEVPRKLSPKRKASLSQNTECQTEDENGEFMMTLFLGPPPDNGQRKRKTPEKDTGTPSGTSHSQIE